GAGGAGATAACTTAATTTCGTCTTTTTCAATGTAAACAAACCTTTTTCATGACATCTGATTTTTTTACTATAATACTCCAGTTACACTTTTGCAATAATAAAATATAAACTAAAAATAAATAGAAATAATTAAAACTCTTCCAAGGCTCCATCTTCACTTATTTTTTGAATTGTTGCTTTTGTATCATTCAATTCAGTATTACACTCTTTAAGTAATATATTTGCCTGAGTAT
This genomic stretch from Methanobrevibacter smithii ATCC 35061 harbors:
- the xseB gene encoding exodeoxyribonuclease VII small subunit, whose protein sequence is MTKSFEEKLEELEKLVKQLESDNVPLKEAVELYTQANILLKECNTELNDTKATIQKISEDGALEEF